The window tctcatctcatcttatatagtcattataattttttcaaatttatacataaaatataataaataatttaattttttaaattttaaaataaaaataatattaaaaatttagattatattaatattttatttaattttcaataaatatcttatttcatcttaattgTATAACTAAACGAGACTTAAATCGGAAGGAATAATCTCTCGGATAAATTGCGATATATAAACCAATTTCAGTTCAGACCGGATAATATTCAACCCACATAAACAGTCCTACGAGGATGGTTGGAACGGTTAAATCGGATGGAATAATCTCTcggataaaaatgattttgcttTGATCTACCATTAATTTGACCCGTCCCTCTTCCAATAATTTTACCttcaaattctatatataaaaaaaaattaaaacaaaagttgaaaggtttatgataaaataaaaacaatttaaaatatcataatataattttagtttatttataattaaatatgggCATTTATTTAGGAATAAAAAATCTcttaaatcaattattaattttattatcgtAATATTTTAAGTGAATTCATAGAAATACTGCCATAAGTATAGAAAAGTGATcaactattataaaaataataaaaaaagactgGTATTACATGTACttacacttttacttataattttatttttacttatcggacttattttgttagttttctttttacttttacatGTAATTTTGCTTTTAGTTATcggatttattttgttagttttctttttaaatttaaatttataattttaaattttatgattttcagcatatcaataattgaATTATGGATAAATAAggtttttgtaagtttttttcaaatacatttaacatttttcaaaaaaaaaaaaaaaaaaaaaaagagagagaagaaaaggttTATCATGTGTCAAAGTAATTCGCCCGTTCAAATCACCCGCAAGTAGATAATCCGTTGCGTAGTTCAGCGGTTTTATGCTTCTTAATTGGTACGAGAAAGCTAGTAGGGAACCAAGTATATATTCAAGTCCTTTTACGCCAATGAGTATCTCTTTTCTTATCCAATCCGAAGAGATATCCAAAATCTTTCGgtttcaaaattatctaaataacAGTCTACCGACggctatatatacacacacatacactgTTTCAACGCATATTATATACACTTCTCGCTTCAGTGTTTGGATTCGCAGAAAGTGAAAGacaaagtgggaaaaaaaagagagaaactaATGGAGCTTGATCTTTCTCCCAAGTTAGCTAAGAAGGTGTACGGAGGTGATGGTGGTTCGTACTTTGCATGGTCCCCATCTGAGCTTCCAATGCTGCGTGAAGGGAACATTGGTGCCGCCAAGTTGGCCCTTGAGAAGAATGGTTTTGCTCTTCCTCGTTACTCTGATTCTGCCAAGGTTGCTTATGTCCTccaaggtatatatatatatatatgctccttatctgattttcattttgtagttttttgtgggtgtcattttCGATCAGTTTTATGTTGTTGGACTCGATCGTTCAATGTATTCAGATGCTGTTTAGTATTTGGTGATTAGCTTTTCTGTTTCTgcgattattaatttattgagtagatatatcatttttttttttttttttctggttatacaatcttgatatatatatatatattgttcgaTAGAAGATTGCTTCTTACTGTTATCATTATATTGGGTTTTTAGACAAATTATTTTCAGGGAAGACTGAGCCTGTTAATGGGTGATCTGAACCTTAGTTTCTACTGTCCCGAAGGACAGTGGGAAGCTCCATTTGAGCCTTTGAGCTAGATCTAATTTCTGCAATAAGTTTTTTGAGTGCTGATAGTTAAGAAGGTAATCGGATTGTTtgaatcattttgaaaaaaaattatttcaggCATTTAGGTGTTGAACGATTACTGACTGTGTCTAGTCCCTGTAAGAACAACCGGCTTGATGAATTGATCTCTGAAAGAGTATTATTCTGCTATTGTGCTTGTAGCAGAAGGGTTAATTAGAGTTCTTTTTGAAAGCAGTTCCAATAATATTCAGTAAATTTGTTGAAAATATCGTCTAGATAGCTTTATACAGACCAATGATAAGATATGAGCCAGCTAATAAGTAAGCTTATGTTAATTTCTATAGGACTAATTTAGTTTTACCTCCATGTTTACTTAcacatttgatttttctttttgataggACATGGTGTAGCTGGAATTGTCCTTCCTGAATCAGAAGAgaaggtccttgaaattaaaaaaggtgATGCCATTGCCCTTCCTTTTGGTGTTGTTACATGGTGGTACAACAAAAAGGATACAGAGTTAGTTGTACTTTTCTTGGGAGATACTTCTAAAGCTCACAAAACTGGTGAGTTTACGGATTTTTTCCTGACTGGTTCCAATGGAATCTTCGCCGGCTTTTCGACTGAGTTTGTGAGCCGAGCATGGGACTTGGATGAGAACCTTGTTAAGACCCTTGTTGGCAAGCAATCAGGCAATGGCATTGTGAAGCTtgatgagaaatttaaaattcctgaaccaaAGAAGAAAGATAGAGAGGGTATGGCACTGAATTGTGAGGAGGCTCCTTTAGATGTGGACATTGAGAAAGGTGGAAGGGTTGTGGTCTTGAACACAAACAACCTTCCTTTGGTTGGTGAAGTTGGTCTTGGGGCTGACCTTGTTAGATTGGATGGGAGTGCCATGTGCTCCCCTGGATTCTCTTGTGACTCTGCATTGCAGGTGACTTATATTGTCAGGGGAAGTGGCCGTGTTCAAGTTGTTGGTGTCGATGGTCACAGGGTCTTGGAAACAACTGTAAAAGCTGGTAATTTGTTCATCGTGCCGAGGTTTTTTGTTGTTTCGAAGATTGCTGCTCCTGATGGTATGGAGTGGTTCTCTATCATCACCACCCCAAAGTAAGGATGTTTTCTCGTTCTCAGCCAGATATGCTTCTTTTTAGCCTTATAATACATTGGATTATCATGTCTAGTCAAGTGTCTTACCCCTTtgaatggttttgttttttgttgcaGTCCTATATTCACTCACTTAGCAGGAAGGACTTCTGTGTGGAAGGCTTTATCTCCTCAGGTGCTTGAGGCTGCATTCAATGTGGATTCAAATACTGAAAATTCTTTCCGTTCAAAGAGGACTTCTGATGCCATTTTCTTCCCTCCACCGAGTTGAGCTGAACAAAAATTGCTTAGTTTTACTAGCTTCCTACTcacttcaataaaaaaaagattagcATGATGCAGTAGGCCTGTTCTGGTTTTTTATGACGGCAGACTTAGGTGTTTGGTTTCATCCTGGAATTTTAGTTAATTTGGTTGATTTGGTTGATTTGTTATATGAGTTAATCGGAGTTGGTTTGTGGGTCTCCGGAATTTTCTAGATTAATGAATTCTACTAAGTAGTCCTACACCACACActtgttgagagaaaaaaaaataaaaataaaagtccaCATCAGcaagtgtgtggtgtaaggctGCTGAGCAGAAGaacctataattttttctttttatatatccTGGTCAAGAAAATTGTATCGATGTTGTTTTgccgatttttttatttttatttttataatcaacaAACTTTCATTCATAAGAAACAATACATAGCAAACTGATCAAACCAAAGTGCATGATTCACAACAGCTGGGACCTGGTCCCGCCACATCTGGACATCAACCACATTCCATGCAAACCATACCAAGCTATGAGCTAccccatttccttccctataaACACGTTGAACATGCAAATCTGTAAAATGCTTCATTAGATCTTTAACATCCTTTATCAAATTACTATTTGATGAGGAAGACTCGTGACTAGTTTGTAGGTCCTGCACCAATACTAAACAGTCGGATTCTACCACCAATTTAGGAATCCCAAGTGGAAGACAGAATTATAGGCCTCTCAGTACAGCTAACAACTTGATTGTAGCAGAACTGAATGATAAATAATCTCGattattttttggttcttttaGGTGTGTTTCCTTCTCTAATCAGATCTGATACTTCTTTTGTTTCTATCAATTAACTTGATTCATATGGTTCATAATTAGAAGATAATTTATATCTCcaaattccttaattttttaatatatattaattaaaataaaagaaacttgaATCCGAGTCAATtggcttattttttttaatatataattatttgtggGAGGGGGATTTCGAATTCCAAACGTTATTTTTGGAGACTGTGAATTATATCAATCAAGCCACATGCCTTTGACAATTGGCTTATTAACTGAGCCTGTCATGAGCACAAagttatgataaattattatacCATACAACTCCCATCAAATTTACTATAAGAAAAGCTGgtatttatgattaattattttacgACAAGAATTACCATTTGCAACGAGAATGAATAGAAACAAAGCTTTTGTGAAGACAGTCCACTTAAAGTATCCTAATTGATGTTAGAAATTTACAATCCAATTCAAGTTAAAGCCTTTGCGAAGactgaaaaaaaaggaaaatacaagtaaacatatAAGTACATATAGCTGTATtcggaaaataaaaataaaaataaaagaatatgaaagaaaaatccaaatcaAGCAAGTACTATTCCTCTTGACTGATTTGTTTATGGTGGACTGGCTTCACAATTCTTACGTGACATATGAACATGTTCATTGCTTgtgacaaataatatttaaaaatattaaaaatatctttaacttATAACgaaaatatcttaaatatttaaaaatatcagaaGAAATTATGtttctaataatattcattgcttagatttttatgagtaatttgtgtgtttatatatatatatatgtaatatgagTTATACAAATATATTCATGAGTACTCAAAGTTTACATGTCAAAGtttgtacataaaattataatatatacaatataaagaatcttttaatttttagaattaaataattcatatataaattcaaGCTCGTTTGAAAACGAATAATAATTGTATGCGCAGCCATCAagatcaaagttttgaatactatTTGGAAGACCGTTTTAGTTAAGCcattggaataaaatatttcgataGGGTACCATTTTGGATATCATTTCgagatagtctatatatagataaattaattatatatgtataaattatatttcaaaataacatcaatgcaagtcttaaaaagttaaaacacatatttataaaactcaataatacttttaagttctcaatccaactattaaaaaaaattatcactcaTGTTCATCATGAAAATGAGAGTatggatttgatttttagttctcgaaaaaattaaattaaaaaaagttaagaaaatagtctTCAAATGTAAGAATtggagtaaaaattataaaaatacactaaaaatacaaaaatacaaaatttcaacTGACACATAGAAAACTGACCGATATTAATCGAAACACACCAAAATAATTGGTATTTAACTTGATACGAAACATCTATCTCCCATACCGGTTATTGATTTACATGCCGTATATGGTACTCCCTCTACGCACAGCTATAAATTTATATCTTCTTTGTTGGCAAGAGaagcaaaaacttttagttttttttttttaatttattttttattttttccactatATTTGACTTTATTTATCCCAACTAATTCCGGAATAGTACCCATTccatttagaaataatttgtacatttttaaaatgaagaatacTTTAACcataaatagattatacaaaataattttataaactgatatgatgTGTATGGTttgttagattttaaaattacttttattataaagttgaTGTAACGGACTACATGAAATTGCCACGTTAGTTtgtggattatttttatgtaatctttttgtgattgtaatagtactacttttttttttcttttttatttttatatataataggcctcactttatttattttttttttttcaaaagaattgtgGTAGACTTTTACATCTAAAAACTATATCTAATCTTACTTTTCcatttatataatctaatgctAGATCTTGGGGCTAGCCCCAAGAAAATTACAGCGCAGGTGAGATTTCAACAGCAACATATGCTATGGGAATTAATTAGTACATATCGGTTATCCCATTAATATCACTTCTTCTGGGCCAAACTTTTTAGGGACTTCCTAAGTACAAGTGGTTTAGCACACTAAACCGCGTATCAAGaatattcacataattttttttattataaaaaaaataaaaaataaagaatttttgTTAAGAGAAGAATAAGGTTATCTATTTCACGAAAATCATTATTATCTTCAATtcgtattattttattaaacgaaTGCCTTACATTAAACATTGGTGCACGATATCGCTTATAAAAAGACTTCAAATTAGGGGTTAATAGGTTCAGTTTAGTTTGGGtttggacaaattttggaaTTGAACCAATATGCATCGgtgttaataatttaaaaaccaaaCTAGACCGTTTTATCACCGAAActaaaacttttgattttttcgaTTTCAGTCTAATTTTTCAGGTTTACTGTTTACATGTGTGGCACTACATAAATctagtattataattttttgaacactaaacttaattattagaatttagtatttattattaacaatgatgactcattttttagtgtctaattatactaatatagtataagtaatatctaacttatataaaatattatattaattttatgttataagattaatagactcgaataataaaattaaaatttcatattatattaattaacaatttaacgtataacatatataatataatatatatactgttCCAGTTCGattctcaaaatattaaaatcataagaATCAGACGGTTACAATTGGACTGATTCAACtattttttacacccctacttctaACCGCTTTTTGCATTAACTGTGAGTCTCAACGTACAATATCAGTGTCATATATTTAGGTGTCATAAATTAACTTAGTACAAGGTgctgataattaattaaagctgcGGCCAGAATATCACCGAAACGTGAATAGGAGTAGGTGACAATCAATTCGATCGTGTGGCCAGAATATTGTTCTCAtatttgatattgttttttAGATGATAATTGAAGCGCCGCGCGAAATCTTGAATAAATGTTAGgataatcaattaattaattccagATTAAACCACtaccataaaataaacatatttgagATTTAGTGCATCTTCTCCACCGCAAACCACAACTACTCGcccaattatataaatatatatatataaaaaaataacaatttttaagGACGAAAAAACTCTCGAGactctcttattatttataaatttttaaaataatttactgattttggtatcagagactccCAGCCCCAAGGGCGCTGCCCTCTCCAGCTTTTATCTTCTTCACTTTTACAAGCCCAGTTTTAAAAACTCGAGTTGTTTAAATTTGATCTAAAGACGtatgaaacacgacattaaGCACATGTGGAGTTAATTAATCATTGAATAATTTTTGCCTTCCCCTATGCAATTAATGCCCTATGTACATTCCATGATATTACCCTCACGATCATCATGCCCAGTACATGATGTGctgcatatataatattctgGCGTGCAACTGGATATAATAAGGATTGGAATTCACAGATTATAATTGCATGCTGAGAGTTATAAGATATCGATCGAACAGCGCCTGGCCAACTGTCGAAGCTCGAAATACTGTTCTATCTATAAATTATCCTGTAATTAAGTGGTAAGCACTTGTTTAAACTTGTTTTAAAGATGTGCATGCATCGggtactgcatgcatggttaatgatcatcatcattgaaattaatgatcataagcggataaagaaatttttctactgatttttttattttgattttgtgaaagttattttagtttttgtgttGTGATCATCttctaaattatgaaattatattgatgcaaagttttttgttttttgtttttttgttctaaAGCCATGATTCTAGAGCTCCTAATTATCCTtcccctcttccttctttttctgaTCTTAACCATTCTCTTTATAATTTTCCCATTTCAATCCAAGCTGCCACCAAGCCCTATAGCATTACCAATAATAGGGCATTTCCATCTCCTCGGCCCTCTCATCCACCATTCTTTCCACAAACTCTCCCTTCGTTATGGTCCTTTGTTTTCCCTGCGTCTTGGCTCAGTCCCATGCATCGTAGCCTCGACACCAGAATATGCAAAATTGCTTTTGAAATACAACGATCTTTCTTTTAGTTCACGTAAGCACACCATCGCCATTTCCCGCCTTACCTATAACTCTTCCCTTGCATTTGCGCCGTATGGACCGTATTGGAAGTTCATCCGAAGGTTGAGCACAAATGAGCTCTTGGGAAGCCATAATATGAAGAACTTCCTCTCACTTCGAGAGAGGGAATACCGCCAACTCTTGCGGTTTTTCGCCAGCAAGTCTGAGGCTGGCAAGGCTGTCAATGTTACAGAGGAGTTGTTGAAGTTGTCCAACAATGTCATCTCCGAAATGATGCTTGGTCGGGCCAAGGAGGCTATGTCTGTAGTGCGTGACATGACTCGGATTTTGGGGGAGTTTAATGTGTCTGATTACATATGGTTTTGCAAGCATCTGGATTTGCAGGGATTTGGGAAGAGGATTGATGACATTCATGGGAGGTTCGATGCTTTGGTGGAGAAAGTTATTGCAGAGCGTGAAGAGTtgaggaaaaagaaggaaaatggagaaagaaaagatattGGTGATGGAGATCAGCCTCGGGTCAAGGATTTTATTGACATATTGCTTGATTTTTCAGAGGATGAAAGCTCGGAGATAAAGCTGACTAGGGCTCATATCAAAGCCCTCATTATTGTAAGTTCTTTTACGTACTCAAgtgagattttttaattaaaattctttGAAGTTTGTTTCCAAATTTTACGGCCTACACTCagaaagctatatatatatagtcacatgaaattaataatagagTCAGGGACAAAGCCATAATTATAAGTTTGGAGGGATCGATATTTTTaggtttaaaataaatagttgaattgaaaatttttaagaaCACCTTTAACAAATTGATAAAAATccgagtaaaaaataaaaagaaaaaataaatttcaaacttgCATTCTTCCAtttaaatatcaataattttacatctaacattttcatatatattttgaaattaagaGAAAGGGTTGAACTATGGAAACAATCTATATATGACTAATAAAAATGAGGTAATATATGTAAACCATAAAttaagttttgtattttgttgaataatttataactataacgtcgtatatttaaaagttttgaagTAGTACGATTGCATACTACGTAGCCAACATTCTAGTGACTTaggttttttttgttaaatatgtttcacacagataattacaaattttgaaagagaaataatctaatgtgaatattatattctaatttattttcttgaaataaaataagaaaacacaaTGTAGTTACGATAAAATTCTAAGTGAGACCAAATTctaatttattgatatataagAAAGATCTATTAGATTTTTTTGACAATTTGCAATGCACTCTTAAAACAGACCATTTAAGAGTACTATTGGCCCGTGCCATTAgttatgaattatgaataagaacatgaacaaaaatataaaatagagagAGGTATACAAATGACagagttataatattattttggttgttttttttttatgtcttcttatcttatttgtttgagttttgctacaaatcAGTTGCTGTTCACATCACACACCTCATACAtgacttggattttttttttcataggatgtggggatgttatttataataaaattattattattattattattattattattattattgtgtagATGTCAATGAGTTGCTGGTCTTATAACAAGTGGAGGAATGCACATCCAATTATGATTTTAATACAATGAGTTCTAAACATTTGATTTGTTATGTGTTCAATAACTTCACTTTTTatgtttccttcatttttttaagtacaattataatcatttgtaaaatttgttgcatagatttatgattatttttacatttatcatACTTGTTGTTCTAATTGATATGCATATTAAAActcatatttatcatatatatctatatacaaaaattctatacaccatactactaTCTCATTTTCACCCCACTAAATaagatgtggcacatttatcaccattaaatgatcatttattgcatgtttctttatcatctaatggtgttaaatgtgccacatactatttagtatgattaaaataggatgagagtgtggtgtatagcattacttatatatatatcaagaatgCAGTAGGGACAGACCCgtatataaaattcatattattaATATACCTTTGTACAACCTTTCTAGGATTTCTTCTCAGCGGGCACAGATACAACAGCAATTGCATCTGAATGGGCATTAGCAGAGCTTATCAACCATCCCGAGGTGCTGAAAAGAGCTCGAGAGGAGATTGAGGATGTTGtcaaaagtaaaagattagTGAACGAAACAGATGCTCCAAATCTTCCATACATCCAAGCCATCTTAAAGGAAACCTTTAGGCTTCACCCACCACTGCCTTTGGTCACAAGAGCATGTGTACAAGATTGTAAGATTGGAAACTATGTCATCCCAGCAAAAACTTTACTGTTTGTGAATGTGTGGGCGATTGGAAGGGACCCCACTTGTTGGGAAAATCCACTGGAATTTCAACCTGAGAGGTTTTTAAACTCTGATCATGAGAAGAAGAATATGGCCGGTCCCATAGATATTAGGGGACAACATTTCCAACTTTTGCCATTTGGGTCTGGGACGAGGCTTTGCCCTGGCCTCAACTTGGCCATGCAAGAGTTGCCTACATTGCTTGCGGCTATGATCCAGTGCTTCGATTTTAAGGTGGTTGGGAAACATGGCAAGTTAATTAATGATGACGAACAAGATAATATTGCTCTTGTTGATATGGATGATCGGCCAGGATTGACAGCCCCAAGAGCCTGTGATCTTGTTTGTGTACCAGTAGCGCGCTTCAAGCAACTTAACATCCTTGACACATAAAGACATCATAATCTAATGTGGTGGTTGCTACACCCTCAAGCGGCGGCAAAGTTGAAAATTCATCTTTGAAGTGGTGAACTTATTTTATAAGTCGTTATTGTTGTTTATGATTTatatctttcaaatataataataatacaaaactaattatcacacaaaacatatataatcaaagaTGT is drawn from Juglans regia cultivar Chandler chromosome 5, Walnut 2.0, whole genome shotgun sequence and contains these coding sequences:
- the LOC109021967 gene encoding glutelin type-B 5-like, which encodes MELDLSPKLAKKVYGGDGGSYFAWSPSELPMLREGNIGAAKLALEKNGFALPRYSDSAKVAYVLQGHGVAGIVLPESEEKVLEIKKGDAIALPFGVVTWWYNKKDTELVVLFLGDTSKAHKTGEFTDFFLTGSNGIFAGFSTEFVSRAWDLDENLVKTLVGKQSGNGIVKLDEKFKIPEPKKKDREGMALNCEEAPLDVDIEKGGRVVVLNTNNLPLVGEVGLGADLVRLDGSAMCSPGFSCDSALQVTYIVRGSGRVQVVGVDGHRVLETTVKAGNLFIVPRFFVVSKIAAPDGMEWFSIITTPNPIFTHLAGRTSVWKALSPQVLEAAFNVDSNTENSFRSKRTSDAIFFPPPS
- the LOC109021966 gene encoding licodione synthase-like; translation: MILELLIILPLFLLFLILTILFIIFPFQSKLPPSPIALPIIGHFHLLGPLIHHSFHKLSLRYGPLFSLRLGSVPCIVASTPEYAKLLLKYNDLSFSSRKHTIAISRLTYNSSLAFAPYGPYWKFIRRLSTNELLGSHNMKNFLSLREREYRQLLRFFASKSEAGKAVNVTEELLKLSNNVISEMMLGRAKEAMSVVRDMTRILGEFNVSDYIWFCKHLDLQGFGKRIDDIHGRFDALVEKVIAEREELRKKKENGERKDIGDGDQPRVKDFIDILLDFSEDESSEIKLTRAHIKALIIDFFSAGTDTTAIASEWALAELINHPEVLKRAREEIEDVVKSKRLVNETDAPNLPYIQAILKETFRLHPPLPLVTRACVQDCKIGNYVIPAKTLLFVNVWAIGRDPTCWENPLEFQPERFLNSDHEKKNMAGPIDIRGQHFQLLPFGSGTRLCPGLNLAMQELPTLLAAMIQCFDFKVVGKHGKLINDDEQDNIALVDMDDRPGLTAPRACDLVCVPVARFKQLNILDT